Genomic window (Sediminispirochaeta smaragdinae DSM 11293):
ACCCTTGCCGATTTTATCGATGAAGATCGTCCCCTTCCTGATTCAGATGCAGGGATTACTCCGGCCCCCTCTTTTGTTGCTGTGATTTTGGATCATTTGGAAATAGGCAAGGGAACGAGGCTGCTGATCATCGGAAGAGGAGGAGGATATACGGCCGCCGTTGCAGCGACGCTGGGTGCTGATGTGCTGTTGATCGAAGAAAGCAAAGGTGCGGCACGTTATCGTGCAATTCTGAATGAACTGGAACTTCCCGTTACCGTTATTGAGGGAAGTTGGAACGACGAAGCCGTACAAAACCGTCTTAACCGTGAAAAGGGAAAATTCGATGCCCTCTTTGTTCATGCCGGGGTCGATCAGATACCCGAACAGATGTCGTCTCTTCTTGCTCCAAGGGGGGCGGCAGCCTTTCCTTTTAACGATAATGACGGCATGCAGAATTGCATCATTTACAAAAAAGAGGAGGAGCCAAGCTTCTCTATCGAGCATGTGCCGCAAACCATTTTTGAGATGCTGGAAAATCCATGGTCGCTTTTATAAGCGGGCTTAGCGGTTGAGCACGCTCCCGCGCTTTCTTGCCCTGGCGATTTTTTCCATCTTACGATAGTACTTTGCCTGTTTTTCGATCTCTTCAATGTCGGTAATGTGAATCTTATTATCGATGATTTTCAGCCGCTGGTTGCTGAAAAGTTGTTTTACAACTTGATTCCCTTCTCCCTTACTGAGCCCGACCATGTTGACAAGTTCTTTGGGTCCAAAATCAAAGGTATATGCCTTGTTGCTGATCGGGACCCGAAGTTTTTCCAGCTGGATCGAAAGGGCGTCGTACATCCGCCCCATGGGATCGGAAATCTGGGTATTGGCAAGCTGTTTGTAGATAAACCAAATTCGTTCGGAAAGAAGTTGCGTCAGGCGGGTAATCAGCTGAGGCTGACTGGCAACCATACGTTTGAAGTTGGCCTTGTTAACGGCAAGAAGAACCGCCTCTTCGTGAGCGATGGCTGAAGCACTTCGGGGTTTATTTTCCAAAAGGCTCATCTCCCCGAAGATATCTCCCGGCTTCAAAAGGGCAAGCATTACCTCGTTATTGTTGACAATCTTGGTTATCTTTACGTTTCCCTTCTGAATAATATAGAGCTCTTTCCCTGGCTGCCCTTCAGAAAAAATCATCGTCTCTTTCGGATATGTACGGTTAAACTCGTCGGTGCTTCCGTCGAGGTATACGGCCTTTGCGTAGGGGTGAATTTTCGCCATTCGTTCCTTCGCAACCCGTATGTTTTCTCCGGTCGGACAATACTTTATGTATTGATGATAGGCATAATAGGCCTGATTGTAACTGCTTTGTTTTGCATAATACTCGGCAACCTCAAAAAGGTGTTTTTCGTTAACCAGGCCGCTGTTCCCTTTAAGCGTAAGGCGTGCAAGAGCTTCGTCGAGATAGCGCATCTTTTTGCTGAATTGCTGGATGATTTTCATCGCCACCGGAGTATTACGCTCAATGAGAAGGCCATACTGATCGCGATGTACCTGAATGAGCATAACATCGCTTAAAGCACGTGCCGTCTCTATATGGCTATGGCTGGACATTGTCGAAACAACGCCGAAGAAATCTCCTGGATGAAGAAGATTCCCCCCTTCCTCTTCGACAACTTCGATTTCTTTACTGATCCGAACGGTTCCGGACCTGATGATATAAAAATAGTCGGCCTTTTGTTTGCCTTCGACGATGATATAAGAGTCTTTCTTAAAATTAACCAACGAAAGCTGTAACGGATTATTCATACACTTCCCGGTTTATCTGGTTAGGGTCAAGTATAGGATTGCGAACGTTCATTTGTCAATGATGGGAGCACCTTTCGCTACCACCACCCCACTACTTCCATATCTTTCCACACTGCACGGTAACTTTCAATACTCCGGCTGTACTCTTCATGTATCGATTGGAGAGAATAGTTGCGTTCATAGCGAACGACCCGCGCCTGAGGATCTGCGGGACGTAGTTCGATGATTCCCCTCGAAAGATCGATATGCTGATTATCCAGGTTCCCGAAGTAATAGTCACGAGGATTATCTATCAAGACGACCTCTCCGCTCTGCATACCATCCCCAAGAGCGGGATCGACAGGAACCCAGCCAAACTTCTCAAGGTAGAATTCGGCCCAATAATGGCGACGGCTCTTTTTGTCCCCATAAACAATAAAACCTGCGACAGGTCTTGCTGGGATCCCGGCGGCACGACAAAGGGTCACATAGGCCATGGCGTAGTCATAGGAATCGCCTCTCCCCTGTTCAACTGCATCGCGTACATTTTTGGCGGGGGCACGAGAGTACGTAAGCTTTTCCAGAAGATAGTCATAAAGGGCCCGGGCCGCTGCCCAGGGCGAAGCCGCCCTTCTCGCCTGTCTGGATGCCGCTGCGGTAAAAAACTCATCGTCTGCGGGTATTATGACATTCGAAGCGGTGTACCGGCGAAACAGCGAACTTTCTCTATCGTATGTTGCGACCGATCGCTCGTGTATATCGGTTTCGATGCTGTAGCGGTCGAACCAATAGGTCTGTTCAAGTCGATACGTAGTCCAGGGGTCAAAATCGGAGAGGTGATAGCGCATCACCCCTCGATAGTCCCTCCACAACGGTTCCGGTTCATGGATCCCTTCGATTCCCCGTTGGGCACAGGATTTACTGATGGCGGGCACCCATATCTCCATGGAAGCCTGACCAGATGATCTGACCTGGCTGATTTCAACCCCGTAAGCGACCTGATATCCCTTCATCCTGGGATATCGCTTTGTT
Coding sequences:
- a CDS encoding protein-L-isoaspartate O-methyltransferase family protein; protein product: MSDLHRKSFSIFFFITLSALSVVSLFVTGGLWAQQQTETHSLVESVRENHFISEAMARAIAAVPRGRFFPETLADFIDEDRPLPDSDAGITPAPSFVAVILDHLEIGKGTRLLIIGRGGGYTAAVAATLGADVLLIEESKGAARYRAILNELELPVTVIEGSWNDEAVQNRLNREKGKFDALFVHAGVDQIPEQMSSLLAPRGAAAFPFNDNDGMQNCIIYKKEEEPSFSIEHVPQTIFEMLENPWSLL
- a CDS encoding Crp/Fnr family transcriptional regulator, whose product is MNNPLQLSLVNFKKDSYIIVEGKQKADYFYIIRSGTVRISKEIEVVEEEGGNLLHPGDFFGVVSTMSSHSHIETARALSDVMLIQVHRDQYGLLIERNTPVAMKIIQQFSKKMRYLDEALARLTLKGNSGLVNEKHLFEVAEYYAKQSSYNQAYYAYHQYIKYCPTGENIRVAKERMAKIHPYAKAVYLDGSTDEFNRTYPKETMIFSEGQPGKELYIIQKGNVKITKIVNNNEVMLALLKPGDIFGEMSLLENKPRSASAIAHEEAVLLAVNKANFKRMVASQPQLITRLTQLLSERIWFIYKQLANTQISDPMGRMYDALSIQLEKLRVPISNKAYTFDFGPKELVNMVGLSKGEGNQVVKQLFSNQRLKIIDNKIHITDIEEIEKQAKYYRKMEKIARARKRGSVLNR
- a CDS encoding transglutaminase domain-containing protein, producing MNFKKSAHHLIFHSALLPVVFLLALIALFLQVYLHSSVKPAIESIEPAAALPGALLTISGSHFGNFDRDSEVIIAGIRPTRSAYKSWSENQIILIIPEDVGSGRVFVKNDKGASNGLLFTNKSHIPLVLEGPVEPGVPYIDSISPETGPVGTEITIRGMNFGFERQEGEVLFQFFSGAENEKREEERTDTTIACSSIDFDYLSWNDQELRVRVPDGASPGGVVVTTDRGESNSIYFEVTNPVGTKRYPRMKGYQVAYGVEISQVRSSGQASMEIWVPAISKSCAQRGIEGIHEPEPLWRDYRGVMRYHLSDFDPWTTYRLEQTYWFDRYSIETDIHERSVATYDRESSLFRRYTASNVIIPADDEFFTAAASRQARRAASPWAAARALYDYLLEKLTYSRAPAKNVRDAVEQGRGDSYDYAMAYVTLCRAAGIPARPVAGFIVYGDKKSRRHYWAEFYLEKFGWVPVDPALGDGMQSGEVVLIDNPRDYYFGNLDNQHIDLSRGIIELRPADPQARVVRYERNYSLQSIHEEYSRSIESYRAVWKDMEVVGWW